The following coding sequences are from one Microbacterium wangchenii window:
- a CDS encoding FAD binding domain-containing protein yields MDIHTVTSFRRAGSRADLDLGAGEVFLAGGTWLLSEPQPDVTGFVDLTTLGWPDLEISATGLRIAATCTIARLVAWARTAAPEDWPAAATIPDAANALLASFKIWNTATIGGNVARSFAAAGMVALAAGLDGVAEIWTPDGGERRTPVADLVTGNGTNSLGPGEVIRAIELPAAALASRFVLRKIALAEFGRSGAVVTGRLDPSGATVFGITAATERPTVLRFPGLPDAVHLRAAVAAASGYYSDPLGSADWRRGVSTTLAERIRGELAEAA; encoded by the coding sequence GTGGACATCCACACCGTCACGAGCTTCCGCCGCGCCGGCTCGCGCGCCGACCTCGACCTGGGTGCGGGCGAGGTCTTCCTCGCCGGCGGCACGTGGCTTCTGAGCGAACCGCAGCCCGATGTCACCGGCTTCGTCGACCTCACGACCCTCGGCTGGCCCGACCTCGAGATCTCCGCCACCGGGCTCCGCATCGCCGCCACGTGCACGATCGCGCGCCTGGTGGCCTGGGCGCGCACCGCAGCACCCGAGGACTGGCCGGCCGCCGCCACGATCCCGGATGCGGCGAACGCACTTCTGGCGAGCTTCAAGATCTGGAACACCGCGACGATCGGCGGGAACGTCGCGCGCTCCTTCGCGGCCGCGGGGATGGTCGCCCTCGCCGCCGGGCTGGACGGCGTCGCCGAGATCTGGACTCCCGACGGCGGCGAGCGCCGCACGCCCGTCGCCGACCTCGTCACCGGCAACGGCACGAACAGCCTCGGCCCCGGGGAGGTTATCCGCGCGATCGAGCTGCCCGCGGCCGCGCTGGCATCGCGCTTCGTCCTGCGGAAGATCGCCCTCGCCGAGTTCGGCCGCTCCGGCGCGGTCGTCACCGGCCGGCTGGACCCCAGCGGCGCGACGGTCTTCGGCATCACCGCCGCGACCGAGCGGCCCACGGTGCTGCGCTTCCCGGGACTCCCGGATGCCGTGCACCTGCGCGCCGCGGTCGCAGCGGCATCCGGCTACTACAGCGATCCGCTCGGGTCGGCCGACTGGCGGCGCGGAGTGAGCACGACCCTGGCGGAGCGGATCCGCGGCGAACTGGCGGAGGCGGCGTGA
- a CDS encoding ArsR/SmtB family transcription factor produces the protein MSATLVPVFAALGDDTRWSILAALGEGDASASALAHRLPVSRQAIAKHLAILETAGLVEPMRAGREVRFRVLGAQLSATARRLDEIGAAWEKRLTAIRDIAESL, from the coding sequence GTGAGCGCGACGCTGGTTCCCGTCTTCGCCGCGCTGGGCGACGACACGCGCTGGAGCATCCTCGCCGCACTCGGGGAGGGCGACGCCTCGGCATCGGCGCTCGCCCATCGCCTGCCGGTGAGCCGGCAGGCGATCGCCAAGCATCTCGCGATCCTGGAGACGGCCGGGCTCGTCGAGCCCATGCGGGCCGGCCGGGAAGTGCGCTTCCGGGTGCTGGGGGCGCAGCTCAGCGCGACCGCCCGCCGGCTCGACGAGATCGGCGCGGCCTGGGAGAAGCGCCTCACCGCCATCCGCGACATCGCCGAATCGCTCTGA
- a CDS encoding SRPBCC domain-containing protein, translating to MTLDNPAATLDESTLTVRRSIRIAAPVEKVWQAVTEPEHISRWFARTTLDDAGSGAIVFPSRGAVPLRRIAADAPRSVTYRWNNDDTLAALPAHYDDARATEFTFTLAAVDGGTELTVVETGFAATSDPLTNLRAHREGWTIELDTLVALLGGGQ from the coding sequence ATGACCCTCGACAACCCCGCCGCCACCCTGGACGAGTCGACGCTGACGGTACGGCGCAGCATCCGCATCGCCGCGCCCGTCGAGAAGGTGTGGCAGGCCGTGACCGAGCCGGAGCACATCTCCCGGTGGTTCGCCCGCACCACCCTCGACGATGCCGGCTCCGGCGCGATCGTATTCCCCAGCCGCGGCGCGGTTCCCCTCCGGCGGATCGCCGCCGACGCCCCGCGTTCGGTGACCTACCGGTGGAACAACGACGACACACTCGCGGCGTTGCCCGCCCACTACGACGACGCGCGGGCGACCGAGTTCACCTTCACGCTGGCGGCCGTGGACGGCGGCACCGAGCTGACCGTGGTGGAGACCGGGTTCGCCGCGACCTCCGACCCACTCACCAATCTCCGGGCGCACCGGGAGGGCTGGACCATCGAACTCGACACGCTCGTCGCCCTCCTCGGAGGCGGACAGTGA
- a CDS encoding MFS transporter, translating into MLRITRTKIVLAVLFAGAFTMGSAEMLVVGMLDLLVADLGVSIAAAGALVTANALGLALGGPILTALTARWDRRRVLLGAGAVFVAVTLVPVLLPAYDLFLALRGVGGAAQGLFIAAAITTATSVVPPARAGRAMATVISGFASASALGLPLGTLLGQAMGWRVSFAVVTAVAIVVLTVGWRVLPSVPARSETRMGGLARAALAPRVLALLAVCALVFTAIQSALTYLVPLLLDVTGVAAPAVGVYLMLYGVTTTLGSAAGGRFADAGAARTLVIGSIGVAASLALLWLGSDSALLAGLAVAGIGVFGMGMAPSMQHRVAELAGPGAPLAASLPSSAVNVGIAAGSLLGGAGVDTVGLTAASATGAVVAVLAIVAALVTSPLRPPTETTTLPASLAHSRKDPA; encoded by the coding sequence ATGCTTCGGATCACGCGCACGAAGATCGTGCTGGCGGTGCTCTTCGCCGGCGCGTTCACGATGGGAAGCGCCGAGATGCTCGTCGTCGGCATGCTCGACCTGCTGGTCGCCGACTTGGGGGTCTCCATCGCCGCGGCCGGGGCTCTCGTCACCGCCAACGCGCTCGGGCTCGCGCTCGGCGGTCCGATCCTCACCGCGCTGACAGCGCGATGGGACCGGCGACGCGTTCTGCTCGGCGCCGGTGCGGTCTTCGTCGCGGTGACGCTCGTGCCTGTCCTCCTCCCGGCGTACGACCTCTTCCTGGCGCTGCGCGGTGTGGGCGGAGCGGCGCAGGGACTCTTCATCGCGGCAGCGATCACGACAGCCACCAGCGTCGTCCCACCCGCGCGCGCGGGCCGGGCCATGGCCACCGTGATCTCCGGATTCGCCAGTGCCAGCGCCCTCGGGCTGCCGCTGGGCACGCTGCTCGGGCAGGCGATGGGCTGGCGTGTGTCGTTCGCTGTCGTCACGGCGGTGGCGATCGTCGTGCTGACGGTGGGATGGCGCGTGCTGCCCTCCGTGCCCGCACGGTCCGAGACTCGGATGGGCGGCCTGGCCCGCGCCGCCCTGGCTCCACGCGTGCTCGCCCTCCTCGCCGTCTGCGCGCTGGTGTTCACGGCGATCCAATCCGCCCTCACCTACCTCGTGCCGCTTCTTCTGGACGTCACCGGCGTCGCCGCGCCCGCCGTCGGCGTGTACCTGATGCTCTACGGCGTCACGACGACGCTCGGCTCGGCCGCGGGCGGGCGCTTCGCCGACGCCGGAGCCGCGCGCACGCTCGTGATCGGAAGCATCGGAGTCGCCGCATCCCTCGCCCTCCTGTGGCTGGGCAGCGACAGCGCGCTCCTCGCCGGGCTCGCCGTGGCCGGCATCGGGGTGTTCGGCATGGGCATGGCCCCGTCGATGCAGCATCGCGTCGCTGAGCTCGCCGGCCCGGGCGCTCCGCTGGCGGCGTCCCTGCCGTCGTCGGCGGTCAATGTCGGCATCGCGGCGGGGTCGCTTCTCGGAGGTGCCGGGGTCGATACCGTGGGGCTGACCGCCGCATCCGCTACCGGCGCCGTCGTCGCCGTGCTCGCCATCGTCGCGGCCCTGGTGACCTCCCCCCTCCGGCCGCCCACGGAGACCACCACGCTGCCCGCCTCCCTCGCCCATTCCCGGAAGGACCCCGCATGA
- a CDS encoding XdhC family protein, producing MLELADSLLPVLHAGEPVAVVTVIRAARSAPRGPGAAMAVHRDGSVIGSISGGCVEGDAVLLATQVLATGHGMVASLGFSDEAAHAAGLACGGSVDVVIHRVDPADAVARAALEVPVDRSARVGIVVSGVAAGRLIPGDGLPAETRILESAYDGADVFVVQRDPRRRLVIAGAGEHAIALCRVASAAGFAVTVCDVWERLVTAERFPTAERLVVGTPAEHLDDLVGPDPARAAVCVLSHDERVDVPTLAAALELGAGFVGAMGARGTVAHRARLLAEAGVDAAEIARIHAPLGLDLGAPSPAGTAISILAEITAARHGGTGLPLRELTGPLHRSAASCTVAAAPQPA from the coding sequence ATGCTCGAACTCGCCGACTCCCTGCTGCCGGTGCTTCACGCCGGGGAGCCGGTGGCGGTCGTCACCGTGATCCGCGCGGCGCGCAGCGCACCGCGCGGGCCGGGCGCGGCGATGGCCGTGCACCGCGACGGTTCGGTCATCGGATCCATCTCCGGCGGATGCGTCGAAGGCGACGCCGTGCTGCTCGCCACGCAGGTGCTCGCGACCGGTCACGGCATGGTGGCCTCCCTCGGCTTCAGTGACGAGGCGGCCCATGCCGCGGGCCTGGCGTGCGGGGGGAGCGTCGACGTCGTCATCCACCGCGTCGACCCCGCGGATGCGGTGGCACGGGCGGCGCTCGAGGTTCCCGTCGATCGCTCGGCCCGCGTGGGCATCGTCGTGTCAGGGGTGGCCGCGGGCCGTCTGATCCCCGGCGACGGGCTGCCTGCCGAGACCCGCATTCTCGAATCGGCATATGACGGCGCCGACGTCTTCGTGGTGCAGCGCGACCCCCGGCGACGCCTGGTGATCGCGGGCGCCGGGGAACACGCGATCGCCCTGTGCCGCGTGGCCTCCGCGGCCGGCTTCGCCGTCACCGTGTGCGACGTGTGGGAGCGGCTCGTCACGGCCGAGCGGTTCCCGACCGCGGAGCGTCTCGTCGTGGGCACGCCCGCCGAGCACCTGGACGACCTCGTGGGGCCCGACCCCGCGCGCGCAGCCGTGTGCGTCCTGAGCCACGACGAGCGCGTCGATGTGCCGACGCTCGCGGCCGCACTGGAGCTCGGCGCCGGGTTCGTCGGCGCGATGGGCGCCCGCGGAACCGTCGCCCACCGCGCACGGCTGCTCGCGGAGGCGGGAGTGGACGCGGCGGAGATCGCCCGCATCCACGCTCCGCTCGGCCTGGACCTCGGCGCCCCCTCCCCGGCCGGCACCGCGATCTCGATCCTCGCCGAGATCACCGCCGCGCGGCACGGCGGCACCGGCCTCCCGCTGCGAGAGCTCACCGGACCCCTGCACCGCTCGGCGGCCTCGTGCACGGTCGCCGCCGCGCCGCAGCCCGCGTAA
- a CDS encoding nucleotidyltransferase family protein encodes MAAPALPRVTGVVLAAGAGRRFGGPKALASGADGSPWVQRAVEALQGGGCDDVIVVLGAGAEAAALLVPPPARVVVATDWEAGLSRSVVAGLDAAVGADAVILTPVDTPGLPAAAVTRIRAAGGDDPRVALVRATYGGKPGHPVLVGSAHWAELRAWLSGDAGAGAFLTRAGATAVECGDLWDGADHDRRP; translated from the coding sequence ATGGCCGCTCCCGCCCTGCCCCGCGTCACCGGCGTCGTGCTGGCCGCGGGGGCGGGTCGCCGCTTCGGAGGCCCCAAGGCGCTGGCGTCGGGCGCGGACGGAAGCCCGTGGGTGCAGCGGGCGGTGGAGGCTCTGCAGGGCGGCGGATGCGACGACGTCATCGTCGTCCTCGGCGCCGGGGCCGAGGCGGCCGCGCTCCTGGTGCCGCCGCCGGCACGCGTCGTCGTGGCAACGGACTGGGAGGCGGGCCTGTCCCGCTCGGTGGTTGCGGGGCTGGATGCGGCGGTCGGCGCGGATGCCGTCATCCTGACGCCCGTGGACACCCCGGGGCTTCCCGCCGCGGCGGTCACCCGCATCCGCGCTGCCGGCGGGGACGATCCGCGGGTCGCGCTCGTGCGGGCGACGTACGGCGGAAAGCCGGGGCATCCGGTGCTCGTGGGCTCGGCCCACTGGGCGGAGCTGCGAGCATGGCTGTCGGGCGATGCGGGCGCCGGGGCGTTCCTCACCCGCGCCGGCGCGACGGCGGTCGAGTGCGGCGACCTGTGGGACGGCGCGGATCACGACCGGCGACCGTGA
- a CDS encoding 2-hydroxyacid dehydrogenase, with translation MTSVVVSVPTEQLAADIQPLPDGVDVVVWDLDSPAPRDRFDMVVPPYMGLATVLKNLSGIEVGLIQSQSIGYDGVDAVLPEGQAFANASSVHETSTAELAVALTLAVQRGIPGFVRAQDAGKWSQGFAESLADRRVTLLGYGGVGKAIAARLAGFEVQLRAVASRARTEDGIEVAAIDDLAEVLADTEVLIASLPGGESTTHLIDDAALSALPDGSLVVNVGRGPLIDTDALVDHVRRGRIRAALDVTDPEPLPEGHPLWGLPGVLIAPHVGGATTAMRPRIARLVKTQIERLHAGEPPLNVVLGG, from the coding sequence GTGACCAGCGTCGTCGTCTCCGTACCCACCGAACAGCTCGCCGCCGACATCCAGCCGCTGCCCGACGGGGTCGATGTGGTCGTGTGGGATCTCGACTCCCCCGCGCCGCGGGATCGGTTCGACATGGTCGTGCCGCCGTACATGGGCCTCGCGACGGTGCTGAAGAACCTCAGCGGCATCGAGGTGGGACTCATCCAGAGCCAGTCGATCGGCTATGACGGGGTCGACGCCGTGCTGCCGGAGGGGCAGGCCTTCGCGAATGCGTCGTCCGTGCATGAGACCTCCACGGCCGAACTCGCCGTGGCGCTGACCCTTGCGGTCCAGCGCGGCATCCCCGGTTTCGTGCGCGCGCAGGATGCCGGGAAGTGGTCGCAGGGCTTCGCCGAGAGCCTCGCCGACCGCCGCGTGACCCTCCTCGGCTACGGCGGCGTGGGCAAGGCGATCGCCGCGCGCCTGGCCGGATTCGAAGTCCAGCTGCGCGCCGTCGCCAGCCGAGCCCGCACAGAGGACGGCATCGAGGTCGCCGCGATCGACGACCTCGCCGAGGTCCTCGCCGACACCGAGGTGCTCATCGCCTCTCTTCCCGGCGGAGAGTCCACGACGCACCTGATCGACGACGCCGCGCTGTCGGCGCTGCCCGACGGCTCGCTGGTCGTCAACGTCGGGCGAGGACCGCTCATCGACACCGACGCCCTCGTCGACCACGTGCGTCGTGGGCGGATCCGCGCGGCGCTGGACGTCACCGACCCCGAGCCGCTGCCCGAGGGGCACCCCCTGTGGGGGCTGCCGGGCGTGCTCATCGCGCCGCACGTGGGCGGCGCGACCACCGCCATGCGGCCGCGGATCGCACGCCTCGTGAAGACCCAGATCGAGCGGCTGCACGCCGGTGAGCCGCCGCTGAACGTCGTGCTCGGCGGCTGA
- the purQ gene encoding phosphoribosylformylglycinamidine synthase subunit PurQ, which yields MTARIGVITFPGSLDDRDAQRAISIAGGEPVALWHGDHDLKGVDALVLPGGFSYGDYLRAGAIAALAPIMAEVKDAAAKGMPVLGICNGFQMLVEAHLLPGGLIRNAHQQFIRRDQRLRVENASTAWTSDFAEGEEIVIPLKNADGGYIADAETLKRVHGEGLVALRYLGVNPNGSIDDIAGITNERGNVVGLMPHPEHAVEPGFGPGTAVAMRSGVDGLGFFSSALSAVVAAAA from the coding sequence GTGACCGCCCGCATCGGGGTCATCACCTTCCCCGGTTCACTCGATGACCGCGACGCGCAGCGCGCGATCTCGATCGCCGGTGGCGAGCCGGTGGCGCTGTGGCACGGCGACCACGACCTGAAGGGCGTCGACGCGCTCGTCCTGCCCGGCGGCTTCAGCTACGGCGACTACCTGCGGGCGGGGGCGATCGCCGCCCTCGCGCCGATCATGGCCGAGGTGAAGGATGCTGCGGCCAAGGGCATGCCCGTGCTCGGCATCTGCAATGGATTCCAGATGCTCGTCGAAGCGCACCTGCTGCCGGGCGGGCTGATTCGAAACGCCCACCAGCAGTTCATCCGCCGCGACCAGCGACTTCGCGTGGAGAACGCCTCGACGGCGTGGACGAGTGACTTCGCCGAGGGTGAGGAGATCGTCATCCCCCTCAAGAACGCCGACGGCGGCTACATCGCCGACGCCGAGACTCTGAAGCGGGTTCACGGCGAAGGCCTCGTGGCCCTGCGCTACCTCGGGGTGAACCCGAACGGGTCGATCGACGACATCGCCGGCATCACCAACGAGCGCGGGAACGTCGTCGGCCTCATGCCGCACCCCGAGCACGCGGTCGAGCCCGGCTTCGGCCCCGGCACCGCCGTCGCCATGCGCTCCGGTGTCGACGGTCTCGGGTTCTTCTCCTCGGCACTGTCCGCCGTGGTCGCCGCCGCCGCCTGA
- the purS gene encoding phosphoribosylformylglycinamidine synthase subunit PurS produces MPTIVVDVMPKAELLDPQGKAVSGALSRMGVENFSDVRIGKRFELTVEGEVDDDVLATARRIADEVLSNAVIEDVVGIEVVP; encoded by the coding sequence ATGCCCACCATCGTCGTCGACGTCATGCCCAAGGCCGAGCTGCTGGATCCCCAGGGCAAGGCGGTGTCGGGAGCACTCAGCCGCATGGGCGTCGAGAACTTCTCCGATGTGCGCATCGGCAAGCGCTTCGAACTCACGGTCGAGGGCGAGGTGGACGACGACGTGCTCGCCACCGCCCGCCGGATCGCCGACGAGGTGCTCTCCAACGCCGTCATCGAGGACGTCGTCGGCATCGAGGTGGTCCCGTGA
- a CDS encoding ABC transporter substrate-binding protein, whose amino-acid sequence MSSRVLRRSALVAAVASTTALVLAGCAGGGAAEGDSDGDITLSITTFGTFGYDDLYAEYEELNPNITIEATNIDTGGNARTDAFTKLAAGSGLSDIVAIEEGWLGAIMEVSDNFVDLRDHGIEDRKSDWVEWKYDQATDPEGRVIGYGTDIGPVGLCYNGPAFAAAGLPTDRAEVATLLEGDWQNYFDVGRQYKETTGKAWYDHSGFVWNSMVNQLPEGYYTADGELNVEGNTELQDRFELLGAAAEDGLSAAQAAWDWNGGKSFVDGTFATFVCPGWMLGVLQGNAEAGGGDATTGWDFADVFPGGPVNWGGAFLSVTETSEHKEEAAKLADWLTQPEQQVKQSAAAGNFPSTIEAQEALAAEATPHEFFNDAPTGAILAERAQGVIAQFKGPQDSVIQENVFGPPLSALDRGETDTDGAWQQSLDLLNDLVD is encoded by the coding sequence GTGTCATCACGCGTCCTGCGACGCTCCGCCCTCGTGGCAGCCGTCGCATCCACCACAGCTCTCGTGCTCGCCGGCTGCGCCGGCGGGGGCGCCGCAGAGGGCGACTCCGACGGCGACATCACGCTGTCGATCACGACCTTCGGCACCTTCGGCTACGACGACCTCTACGCGGAGTACGAAGAGCTGAACCCGAACATCACCATTGAGGCGACCAACATCGACACGGGCGGTAACGCCCGCACGGATGCGTTCACCAAGCTCGCCGCCGGCTCGGGCCTGTCCGACATCGTCGCTATCGAAGAGGGCTGGCTCGGGGCGATCATGGAGGTCTCCGACAACTTCGTCGACCTGCGCGATCACGGCATCGAGGATCGCAAGTCCGACTGGGTGGAGTGGAAGTACGACCAGGCCACCGACCCCGAGGGTCGTGTCATCGGCTACGGCACCGACATCGGCCCGGTCGGCCTGTGCTACAACGGCCCGGCATTCGCCGCCGCGGGCCTGCCCACCGACCGTGCCGAGGTCGCGACCCTCCTCGAGGGTGACTGGCAGAACTACTTCGACGTGGGCCGCCAGTACAAGGAGACCACCGGCAAGGCCTGGTACGACCACTCCGGGTTCGTCTGGAACTCGATGGTCAACCAGCTGCCCGAGGGCTACTACACCGCCGACGGCGAGCTGAACGTCGAAGGCAACACCGAGTTGCAGGACCGGTTCGAGCTGCTCGGCGCGGCCGCTGAAGACGGCCTGTCGGCTGCGCAGGCGGCGTGGGACTGGAACGGCGGCAAGTCGTTCGTCGACGGCACCTTCGCGACGTTCGTCTGCCCCGGTTGGATGCTCGGCGTCCTGCAGGGCAACGCCGAGGCCGGCGGCGGCGACGCCACCACCGGTTGGGACTTCGCCGACGTCTTCCCCGGCGGCCCGGTCAACTGGGGTGGCGCCTTCCTCTCCGTGACCGAGACCTCCGAGCACAAAGAAGAGGCCGCGAAGCTGGCCGACTGGCTGACCCAGCCCGAGCAGCAGGTGAAGCAGTCCGCCGCAGCGGGCAACTTCCCCAGCACGATCGAGGCGCAGGAGGCGCTCGCCGCCGAGGCCACGCCCCACGAGTTCTTCAACGACGCTCCGACCGGTGCCATCCTCGCCGAGCGCGCCCAGGGCGTGATCGCGCAGTTCAAGGGACCGCAGGACTCCGTCATCCAGGAGAACGTGTTCGGCCCGCCGCTGTCGGCACTGGACCGCGGCGAGACCGACACCGACGGTGCCTGGCAGCAGTCGCTCGACCTGCTGAACGACCTGGTCGACTAG
- a CDS encoding carbohydrate ABC transporter permease has protein sequence MTATAIRPDTVAADAPPPAPRRSRLRQRMSKADQKASPYLYIAPFFLLFGLVGLFPLIYTLNVSLFEWDLLKGQGEFVGFGNFVEILGDRMFWNSIFNTLSIFLLSAIPQLAVALVVAYLLDRGLRAPTFWRMSVLLPFVVTPVATALIFSSIFNEADGLANNLLNLIGIADQQWKHDTFLSHLAIAIMVNFRWTGYNALILLAAMQAVPRDLYESAAIDGAGAVRRFFSITIPTIRPTLIFVVITATIGGLQIFAEPRLFDVSTAGGIGGSDRQFQTTVLFLWELAFFRRNLGEASAVAWLLFLLIVGIGIINFLIARRIATGEGRPTRRARRAARRGAQNGADA, from the coding sequence ATGACTGCCACCGCGATCCGCCCCGACACCGTCGCCGCCGACGCCCCGCCTCCCGCTCCCCGCCGTTCGCGCTTGCGTCAGCGGATGTCCAAGGCCGACCAGAAGGCCTCGCCCTACCTGTACATCGCGCCCTTCTTCCTGCTCTTCGGGCTCGTCGGGCTGTTCCCCCTGATCTACACCCTCAACGTCTCGCTGTTCGAATGGGACCTGCTCAAGGGCCAGGGGGAGTTCGTCGGATTCGGCAACTTCGTCGAGATCCTCGGCGACCGGATGTTCTGGAACTCCATCTTCAACACCCTGAGCATCTTCCTGCTCTCGGCGATCCCCCAGCTCGCCGTCGCACTGGTGGTGGCCTACCTCCTCGACCGTGGTCTGCGGGCGCCCACCTTCTGGCGCATGAGCGTCCTGCTGCCCTTCGTCGTCACCCCCGTGGCGACCGCGCTGATCTTCTCGAGCATCTTCAACGAGGCCGACGGCCTCGCCAACAACCTGCTCAACCTGATCGGCATCGCCGACCAGCAGTGGAAGCACGACACGTTCCTGAGCCACCTCGCGATCGCGATCATGGTCAACTTCCGCTGGACCGGCTACAACGCCCTCATCCTGCTCGCGGCGATGCAGGCGGTCCCGCGCGACCTGTACGAGTCGGCCGCGATCGACGGCGCGGGGGCGGTGCGCCGGTTCTTCTCGATCACGATCCCGACGATCCGTCCGACGCTCATCTTCGTCGTCATCACCGCGACGATCGGCGGGCTGCAGATCTTCGCCGAGCCGCGCCTGTTCGATGTCTCCACCGCGGGCGGCATCGGCGGAAGCGACCGGCAGTTCCAGACCACCGTGCTCTTCCTGTGGGAGCTGGCGTTCTTCCGCCGCAACCTGGGCGAGGCGTCGGCGGTCGCCTGGCTGCTGTTCCTGCTGATCGTCGGCATCGGCATCATCAACTTCCTGATCGCCCGCCGCATCGCCACCGGCGAGGGCAGGCCGACGCGTCGGGCGCGCAGGGCTGCGCGCCGCGGCGCACAGAACGGAGCGGACGCATGA
- a CDS encoding carbohydrate ABC transporter permease, with translation MSITIPEPLPPVQVDAVEPDRPRSPRRAGGRKPREAGPAGIGSRPGFLTYGLLAAFIIGSAYPLWWSFVVGSGTNATRGETLPLIPGGNFLANAARVFDAIPFWLALGNSVLVSAIITLSVVTFSTIAGYAFAKLRFRGRDGLLVFVIATMAIPTQLGIIPLFMVMRELGWTGTIGAVIVPTLVTAFGVFFMRQYLVDVIPDELIEAARMDGANQFRTFLTVGLPAARPAMAILGLFTFMTAWTDYLWPLIVLSPSNPTLQTALSQLQSGFYIDYSIVLTGAVLATIPLLVLFIIAGKQLISGIMAGAVKG, from the coding sequence ATGAGCATCACGATCCCCGAGCCCCTTCCCCCGGTGCAGGTGGATGCGGTCGAGCCCGACCGCCCGCGCAGCCCGCGACGCGCCGGCGGCCGCAAGCCGCGCGAGGCGGGTCCCGCCGGCATCGGCAGCCGCCCCGGCTTCCTCACCTACGGCCTGCTGGCGGCGTTCATCATCGGCAGCGCCTACCCGCTGTGGTGGTCGTTCGTCGTCGGGTCGGGGACCAACGCCACGCGCGGCGAGACGCTGCCTCTCATCCCCGGCGGCAACTTCCTCGCCAACGCGGCGCGCGTGTTCGACGCGATCCCCTTCTGGCTCGCGCTGGGCAACTCGGTGCTCGTGTCGGCGATCATCACCCTGTCGGTCGTGACGTTCTCCACGATCGCCGGATACGCCTTCGCCAAGCTCCGCTTCCGCGGCCGCGACGGCCTCCTGGTCTTCGTCATCGCCACCATGGCGATCCCCACGCAGCTGGGCATCATCCCGCTGTTCATGGTCATGCGCGAACTCGGCTGGACCGGGACCATCGGCGCGGTCATCGTGCCGACGCTCGTGACGGCGTTCGGGGTGTTCTTCATGCGCCAGTACCTCGTCGACGTCATCCCGGACGAGCTCATCGAGGCTGCCCGCATGGACGGGGCCAACCAGTTCCGCACGTTCCTGACGGTGGGTCTGCCCGCGGCCCGCCCGGCGATGGCGATCCTCGGGCTGTTCACCTTCATGACGGCGTGGACCGACTACCTGTGGCCGCTGATCGTGCTCAGCCCGTCCAACCCGACGCTGCAGACGGCGCTGAGCCAGCTGCAGTCCGGCTTCTACATCGACTACTCGATCGTCCTCACCGGCGCGGTCCTGGCGACGATCCCCCTTCTGGTGCTGTTCATCATCGCGGGCAAGCAGCTGATCAGCGGGATCATGGCCGGGGCCGTGAAGGGCTGA